A window of Candidatus Angelobacter sp. genomic DNA:
CATTGTTGGAGGCGGTTTCGCGCGGCGCTTCCGGAGTTCGTCGCTGTTTTTGCGGCTCTCCTGCGCCGTCGGAGCTTGGCGGTCAGGGTGTCTCGGCTGGTTTTTTGGCGACCAGGGTATTTTCGTCCGAAGAGCGGTATTCAAACAAGTGGGGGGCTTTCGAGACTGGCCACTGTTCGAGGACCTAGATTTCTCACGCCGAATCGCGCGAGTCGGACAAATCACGATGCTGCGCTCGAATGTTGTTTCTTCGGCGCGGCGATTCGCGGCCCGTGGGGCGTTTCTCACGACGGCTTCAGATGTATGGCTGACGGTGCGCTACCTGGCAGGCGCGGACCCACATCGCCTGGGACGCAAACGCCGTCCGTCCGGGATTGCAGCCCACAATGAAAGGCCGTCCGGCCACAGGTAAGCCAGATCTCACTTCCGGGTTGCAAGGAGTCAACCGGGTTTCGCTCCAAATGACTATTGACTTGTGCCGCTCGTTTGTTAGTTTCACCGCTCTTTGATTTGGGATTTGATGAAAACGTATCTGCCAAAAGTGAATGTGAACGAGCGCAAATGGCACGTTGTTGACGCCAATGGCGCCGTCCTGGGGCGGCTTGCCGTCCAGGTCGCCAACATTCTTCGAGGCAAAAACAAGCCGGTATTCACGCCACACCTCGACGCGGGCGACTTCGTTGTGGTGATCAACGCTGAAAAAGTCGTTTTGACCGGCAAAAAGGAGGACGAAAAACTGTTCATGTCCTACTCCGGTTGGAAAGGCGGCGAAAGCTACCGGTCGGTCGCGCAGGTTCGGGCCAGAACTCCCGAGCGCCTTATCCTGCACGCCGTCAAAGGCATGATCCCCAAGAACCGCCTTGGCGACCGGCTGTTGACCAAGCTCAAGGTCTATAAGGGCGCCAACCATCCGCACGCCGCGCAACAACCGGCGGCGCTCGCGGCGGCTGATTGATTTTCAAAAGTATGCCTGCAACCACAGAATTCCTCGGAACAGGCCGTCGCAAGACCTCGGTGGCCCGTGTGCGCCTCGCTCCCGGCTCGGGGAAGATCACGGTCAACAACCGGCCGTTTGAGAACTATTTTCCAATCGAAAACCTGCGGATGATGGCACAGCAACCGTTGACGGTCACCGAGACCGCCGCGAAGTTCGACGTGCGGATCAGCGTCATCGGTGGTGGACCCTCGGGCCAGGCCGGCGCGGTGCGGCACGGCATCGCCCGGGCGTTGTTGCTGGCGGATGCCAACCTTCGTCCCACACTCAAATCGAACGGGCTGCTCACGCGCGATCCGCGCATGCGCGAGCGCAAGAAATACGGCCAGCCGGGCGCTCGAAAACGTTTCCAATACAGCAAGCGTTAAAACGAGTTCCAATTTGCAAGCCCCGCTGGTTCAATCCGGCGGGGCTTTTTTGCTTTCGTCGTTGTCAGTTGCAGATTGCCAGAATGCGGTGATTCGACCAAAACAACACGTGATGGCCACCAACACATACATGAACAGGAAAGTCGCCGTCGTCGGCGCGTCCGGATACTCGGGTGAGGAACTTGTGCGGCTGCTCTTGAAGCATCCGCACGCCGAACTCGCAGCGGTGACCTCGCGACAATACGCCGGCAGGACCGTCGCTGAAACCTT
This region includes:
- a CDS encoding TIGR04283 family arsenosugar biosynthesis glycosyltransferase, whose product is MAKPTGALRRHAALQGMISVIIPTLNEAELLPATLHRLQANRAPNEILVADGGSRDETTGLADKAGARVIHSPRRGRAAQMNLATTAARGEVFLFLHADTWLGPDALNQITEALARPGIVGGGFARRFRSSSLFLRLSCAVGAWRSGCLGWFFGDQGIFVRRAVFKQVGGFRDWPLFEDLDFSRRIARVGQITMLRSNVVSSARRFAARGAFLTTASDVWLTVRYLAGADPHRLGRKRRPSGIAAHNERPSGHR
- the rplM gene encoding 50S ribosomal protein L13, which codes for MKTYLPKVNVNERKWHVVDANGAVLGRLAVQVANILRGKNKPVFTPHLDAGDFVVVINAEKVVLTGKKEDEKLFMSYSGWKGGESYRSVAQVRARTPERLILHAVKGMIPKNRLGDRLLTKLKVYKGANHPHAAQQPAALAAAD
- the rpsI gene encoding 30S ribosomal protein S9, with amino-acid sequence MPATTEFLGTGRRKTSVARVRLAPGSGKITVNNRPFENYFPIENLRMMAQQPLTVTETAAKFDVRISVIGGGPSGQAGAVRHGIARALLLADANLRPTLKSNGLLTRDPRMRERKKYGQPGARKRFQYSKR